One genomic window of Brachionichthys hirsutus isolate HB-005 chromosome 22, CSIRO-AGI_Bhir_v1, whole genome shotgun sequence includes the following:
- the pfkfb3 gene encoding 6-phosphofructo-2-kinase/fructose-2,6-bisphosphatase 3 gives MPGGLIQNKIQKIWIPNEDDKPAPRRATGAPHFVNPPTVIVMVGLPARGKTYISKKLTRYLNWIGMPTKVFNVGEYRREAVKSYSSYDFFKPDNECAVKIRQQCALAALRDVQSYLQDEGGQVAVFDATNTTRERRETILTFGAENGFSIFFIESVCDDPGVIASNIMEVKVSCPDYRDCNKTDAMLDFQRRIDCYRISYQPLDPDQHDKDLAFIKVIDVGRRYLVNRIQDHIQSKIVYYLMNIHVQPRTIYLCRPGESTDNLEGRLGGDAGLSPRGRQFSSALAQFVEEQHLEDLKLLTSQLCRSIQTAEHLGAPYEQRKALNEIDAGVCEEMTYDEVKEKYPEEIALRDEDKFYYRYPAGESYQDLVQRVEPVIMELERQENVLVICHQAVMRCLLAYFLDKSADEMPYLRCPLHTVLKLTPVAYGCKVESIALNVEAANTHRDRPEEVKRGPGTLIRRNSVTPLTSPESNIKKPRIHDLDEAPIQALPPSAASLALCSPPHLPLALAGKKLRRNSSGRRDVLQLCQ, from the exons ATGCCCGGAGGACTGATCCAGAACAAGATCCAAAAGATCTGGATTCCCAACGAGGATGACAAGCCGGCACCCagaagag CGACTGGCGCCCCCCACTTCGTCAACCCTCCCACAGTCATCGTGATGGTGGGTCTCCCAGCTCGGGGAAAGACTTACATATCCAAGAAGCTAACCCGATACCTGAACTGGATCGGCATGCCCACCAAAG TCTTTAATGTCGGAGAGTACCGCAGGGAAGCAGTCAAGAGCTACAGCTCCTACGACTTCTTCAAGCCCGACAACGAGTGCGCAGTGAAGATCAGGCA GCAGTGTGCCTTAGCAGCCCTGAGGGATGTCCAGTCCTACCTGCAGGACGAGGGAGGCCAAGTCGCG GTCTTTGATGCCACCAACACGACGAGAGAGAGGCGAGAGACGATCCTCACGTTTGGCGCCGAGAATGGCTTCAGC ATCTTTTTCATCGAGTCCGTTTGTGACGACCCCGGCGTGATCGCGTCGAACATCATG GAGGTGAAGGTGTCCTGTCCAGACTACCGGGACTGCAACAAGACCGATGCCATGTTGGATTTCCAGAGGAGAATTGATTGTTACAGAATCAGCTACCAACCTCTGGACCCTGATCAGCACGACAA GGATCTGGCTTTCATTAAGGTGATCGATGTGGGACGGCGTTACCTTGTTAACCGTATCCAGGACCACATCCAGAGCAAGATTGTCTACTACCTGATGAACATCCACGTCCAGCCCCGAACGATCTACCTGTGTCGGCCCGGAGAGAGCACCGACAACCTGGAGGGACGTCTGGGCGGCGACGCAGGCCTCTCGCCGCGGGGCCGACAG TTCTCCAGCGCTCTGGCTCAGTttgtggaggagcagcatctGGAGGATCTGAAGCTTTTGACCAGCCAGCTGTGTCGCAGCATCCAGACCGCTGAACACCTGGGAGCCCCGTACGAGCAGCGGAAGGCCCTCAACGAGATAGACGCC GGAGTGTGTGAGGAGATGACGTACGATGAGGTGAAGGAGAAATATCCTGAAGAGATTGCTTTGAGAGATGAAGATAAATTCTACTACCGTTACCCTGCTGGAGAG TCCTACCAGGACCTGGTCCAGCGGGTGGAGCCGGTCATCATGGAGCTGGAGAGACAAGAGAACGTCCTGGTTATTTGCCACCAAGCCGTTATGCGCTGCCTGCTGGCTTACTTCCTGGACAAGAGTGCAG ATGAGATGCCCTACCTGAGGTGCCCCCTCCACACGGTGCTGAAGCTCACCCCGGTGGCGTATGGCTGCAAGGTGGAGTCCATCGCTCTGAACGTGGAGGCGGCGAACACCCACAGAGACAGACCAGAG GAAGTGAAAAGGGGTCCGGGTACTTTGATTAGGAGGAACAGTGTGACTCCTCTGACCAGCCCCGAGTCCAACATCAAAAAGCCGCGCATCCATGACTTGGACGAGGCTCCCATCCAAGCGCTGCCTCCATCGGCGGCGTCTCTGGCCCTCTGCAGTCCTCCACACCTCCCTCTGGCTCTGGCTGGAAAG aaGCTGAGAAGAAACTCTTCCGGGCGTCGCGAcgtcctgcagctctgccaaTGA